A section of the Anabaena cylindrica PCC 7122 genome encodes:
- a CDS encoding transglutaminase-like domain-containing protein — protein sequence MKKYLQSSKVIDFQHPLVMELAQKIGSKYQTLEETAQACFEWVRDEIRHSYDYQMNPITCKASDVLQYKTGYCYAKSHLLAALLRANGIPSGFCYQRLSINDNGEPYSLHGFNAIYLPKIGWYRVDARGNRQGVNAQFIPPKEQLAFKIQFPEEADFQNIFAEPLELVVEALKAYNTWDDLLINLPDIPLKSFKEYGIIVNKARPMEC from the coding sequence ATGAAAAAATATCTGCAATCTAGTAAAGTTATTGATTTCCAGCATCCTTTAGTTATGGAACTGGCGCAAAAAATTGGCTCAAAATATCAAACTTTGGAGGAAACTGCTCAGGCTTGTTTTGAATGGGTACGGGATGAAATTCGTCATAGCTACGACTATCAAATGAATCCTATTACCTGTAAAGCCTCAGATGTACTTCAATACAAAACAGGTTATTGCTATGCGAAAAGTCATTTATTAGCAGCACTGCTTAGAGCTAATGGAATTCCATCAGGTTTTTGCTATCAGAGATTGAGCATTAATGATAATGGTGAACCTTATAGCTTGCATGGATTCAATGCAATATATTTACCGAAAATAGGTTGGTATCGTGTTGATGCTAGAGGAAATCGTCAAGGTGTTAATGCTCAATTTATTCCCCCAAAAGAGCAATTAGCTTTTAAAATTCAATTTCCCGAAGAAGCCGACTTTCAAAACATTTTCGCTGAACCACTTGAACTAGTAGTAGAAGCTTTAAAAGCTTACAATACATGGGATGATCTGCTGATTAATCTTCCTGATATTCCTCTAAAATCTTTTAAAGAATATGGAATTATTGTGAATAAAGCTAGACCTATGGAGTGTTAG
- a CDS encoding cadmium resistance transporter produces MNRLTTAFTEGIIAFAATNIDDIIILLLFFSQIDENFRRRHIFIGRYIGFIAIIILSLPGFFGGLVIQREWIGLLGLLPIAIGIKQLVNREEESTEVQTVNIEFAESSQSKTASSFLLSILHPNTYKVAAITLANGGDNISIYIPLFAGQSIVGLGIILAVFFVMVGIWYSIAYLLNRQSTISNILSRYGKAIVPFVLIGLGLFIMYERGSFDLLAFKKN; encoded by the coding sequence ATGAATAGGCTTACTACCGCTTTTACAGAAGGGATAATTGCCTTTGCTGCCACTAATATTGACGATATCATTATTCTGCTACTATTTTTTTCGCAGATAGATGAAAATTTTCGCCGTAGACATATTTTTATCGGTCGATACATTGGATTTATAGCCATTATTATCCTCAGCTTACCAGGTTTCTTTGGTGGCTTAGTCATTCAGCGAGAATGGATTGGATTACTAGGACTATTACCAATTGCTATTGGGATCAAGCAATTAGTAAATCGGGAAGAAGAAAGCACAGAAGTTCAGACAGTCAATATTGAGTTTGCCGAATCATCACAGTCTAAAACTGCATCTTCTTTCTTATTGAGTATTCTGCATCCAAATACTTATAAAGTTGCGGCTATAACACTTGCTAATGGCGGTGATAATATTAGTATTTACATACCTTTATTTGCAGGTCAAAGTATTGTCGGTTTAGGCATAATTTTGGCAGTATTTTTTGTCATGGTAGGTATTTGGTATAGCATTGCTTATTTATTAAACCGTCAATCTACTATTAGTAATATTTTAAGTCGCTATGGTAAGGCTATTGTTCCTTTTGTGTTAATTGGTTTGGGTTTATTTATTATGTACGAACGAGGTAGTTTTGATTTATTGGCTTTTAAGAAAAATTAA
- a CDS encoding sulfite exporter TauE/SafE family protein: MDYLLLPVFSFFIGIVVGLTGIGGASLITPMLIFVFQVPPSIAISSDVVAATLMKVVGGVKHWQQKTLDLEVVKWLATGSVSGSLLGVGVLHQLRQSGEHNIDSLLLRLLGVMILIVTLTALVQMLLMTFFPKVNLPELPKLNLKTNQGRFLTVLIGAILGFCVGITSVSSGSMFALTLIAFFRLDARKLVGTDITQAAILLIFTSLGHLTLGTVDWSLVIPIWIGSVPGVIIGAKLCEITPQRPLRFIIYSILMMVSWKLVAQA, translated from the coding sequence ATGGACTATTTATTACTACCAGTTTTCAGTTTTTTCATAGGCATCGTCGTCGGTTTAACAGGAATAGGTGGTGCATCTCTGATCACTCCCATGTTGATTTTTGTTTTTCAAGTACCGCCTTCTATTGCTATCAGTTCAGATGTGGTTGCTGCCACATTAATGAAAGTAGTGGGTGGAGTTAAACACTGGCAACAAAAAACCCTTGATTTAGAAGTAGTCAAATGGCTGGCAACGGGTAGCGTTTCCGGTTCCTTGCTAGGTGTAGGAGTTTTACACCAACTCAGACAAAGTGGAGAACATAACATAGATAGCCTCTTGCTGCGGTTACTGGGAGTAATGATTTTGATAGTTACATTAACAGCATTAGTACAAATGTTGTTAATGACATTTTTTCCTAAAGTCAATTTACCTGAATTACCAAAATTAAATTTAAAAACCAATCAAGGACGTTTTCTCACCGTACTTATTGGCGCAATTTTAGGTTTTTGTGTGGGTATAACAAGCGTGTCATCAGGGTCTATGTTTGCCTTAACTCTGATAGCATTTTTCCGTTTAGATGCACGCAAATTAGTGGGTACAGATATTACTCAAGCAGCGATTTTATTAATATTTACATCCCTTGGACATTTGACATTAGGAACTGTTGATTGGAGTCTGGTCATACCAATTTGGATAGGTTCTGTTCCCGGAGTTATCATTGGTGCAAAACTTTGTGAGATCACCCCTCAACGTCCACTAAGATTTATTATTTATAGCATCTTAATGATGGTAAGTTGGAAACTAGTTGCCCAAGCATAA
- a CDS encoding phosphatase PAP2 family protein, whose amino-acid sequence MFKDRRKSPLNFLKNLLLSHWRSLLLMLMGVYLPLQVVEILAVKIWQSEDGFPWDAPILWAIHSTANPQLDIFAVVLTKWGSFWTALPVLSAIAILLLRDRRWRTFAYLLTTALGTLLINRTAKEFMHRVRPQLWISKAPEFDYAFPSGHAMTSMTLVAILVILTWHRPWRWLVLTIGSLYLLAIAWTRLYLGVHFPSDILAGWMVALAWAIGVSLIIKPNLYRVTATNSNIKTETTLLPEEKQLTNSKLK is encoded by the coding sequence ATGTTTAAGGATAGACGCAAGTCACCGCTTAATTTTTTGAAAAACCTGCTGCTTTCTCATTGGCGTTCTTTGTTGCTGATGTTAATGGGTGTGTATTTACCTTTGCAGGTTGTGGAAATACTAGCGGTGAAGATTTGGCAAAGTGAAGACGGTTTTCCTTGGGATGCGCCAATTTTGTGGGCAATCCATTCTACAGCTAATCCGCAACTGGATATTTTCGCCGTAGTGTTGACTAAATGGGGGTCATTTTGGACTGCTTTACCTGTGTTGAGTGCGATCGCTATTCTATTATTACGCGATCGCAGATGGAGAACTTTTGCTTACTTACTCACTACGGCTTTGGGAACTCTCCTTATCAACCGCACAGCCAAAGAATTTATGCACCGAGTGCGTCCCCAGTTATGGATATCAAAAGCACCTGAATTTGATTATGCCTTTCCCAGTGGTCATGCGATGACAAGTATGACATTGGTAGCAATTTTAGTCATTTTAACTTGGCATCGTCCTTGGCGTTGGTTAGTTCTAACTATTGGTAGTTTGTACCTCTTAGCCATTGCTTGGACGCGTCTTTATCTTGGAGTTCACTTCCCCAGTGATATTCTTGCCGGTTGGATGGTTGCGTTAGCTTGGGCTATTGGTGTCAGTCTCATTATCAAGCCTAATTTGTATAGAGTCACCGCTACTAATAGCAACATAAAAACTGAAACAACTCTACTTCCTGAAGAAAAACAATTAACCAATTCAAAATTAAAATGA
- a CDS encoding APC family permease: MKVSKEISSHQSIHGLRSNCLSFSEVLAQSFAVIAPTTIPASNIGLIVALSGNGTWLSFVIGLIGLLLVSLNINQFASRSASPGSLYSYITQGLGPTAGVICGWSLVLAYLFTGMSVLCGFANFSGMLIGHLGIHPSSITLLAIGAGISWYAAYKDIQLSAVAMLWLEGASLVLIAILCIIIWAHKGFAVDMSQITLSGVTPGSVATGLVLVMFGFSGFESATSLGDEAKKPLRTIPRAVMGSVILAGLFFVSTTYIEILGFQGTGISITDTEEPLGFLSRQAGVGFLGELVALGALFSFFACILGSINPAARVAFLMARHGLFHASLGNAHAANRTPHVAVTMCSLLTFFIPAMMSFFNIKLFECMGYLGAICSYGFLTVYILISVAAPVYLYKIRKLQPIDVVFAVLAVAFMMIPVLGSVGIPGSNLFPVPEAPYNTFPYLFLLYLFATCSWFFIKKQRSPLLVAGIRQRVDDIHARFAERNNY, translated from the coding sequence ATGAAAGTGAGTAAAGAAATATCTTCCCATCAAAGTATTCATGGATTACGGTCAAATTGCCTTTCTTTTTCCGAAGTATTAGCGCAGTCATTTGCTGTAATTGCACCTACAACTATTCCAGCATCTAATATTGGCTTGATTGTGGCACTTTCAGGAAATGGTACTTGGCTAAGTTTTGTAATTGGGTTGATTGGGTTATTATTAGTCAGTCTTAACATTAACCAATTTGCTAGTCGTTCTGCATCTCCTGGTTCTCTATATTCCTACATCACCCAAGGTTTAGGACCGACAGCAGGTGTAATTTGCGGTTGGAGTTTAGTGCTGGCTTATTTATTTACGGGAATGTCAGTTCTGTGCGGCTTTGCTAATTTTAGTGGAATGTTGATTGGTCATTTGGGTATTCATCCTTCTAGCATTACACTTTTAGCTATTGGTGCAGGAATTTCCTGGTATGCAGCTTATAAAGATATCCAACTTTCGGCTGTAGCTATGCTTTGGCTAGAAGGTGCTTCCTTAGTTTTAATAGCAATCTTGTGCATTATCATTTGGGCGCACAAAGGTTTTGCTGTGGATATGTCCCAAATCACCCTTTCTGGTGTGACTCCTGGTAGTGTAGCCACAGGGCTGGTATTGGTAATGTTTGGTTTTTCCGGCTTTGAAAGTGCTACTAGCTTAGGTGATGAAGCCAAAAAGCCATTACGCACCATACCCAGGGCTGTGATGGGTAGTGTCATCCTTGCAGGATTATTTTTCGTTTCCACAACCTATATAGAAATTCTTGGTTTTCAAGGTACTGGAATCTCTATTACTGACACCGAAGAACCTTTGGGTTTCCTTTCCCGACAAGCAGGAGTGGGTTTTTTAGGAGAATTAGTGGCTTTAGGGGCGTTGTTTAGTTTCTTCGCTTGTATTCTTGGCAGTATTAATCCTGCGGCTAGAGTAGCGTTTTTAATGGCTCGTCATGGTTTGTTTCACGCCTCTTTAGGTAACGCCCACGCAGCTAATAGAACACCTCATGTTGCAGTAACAATGTGTTCACTATTGACATTTTTTATCCCGGCGATGATGTCCTTCTTTAATATCAAACTATTTGAGTGTATGGGCTATTTAGGGGCTATTTGCAGTTATGGATTTTTAACTGTCTATATTCTAATTTCCGTAGCGGCTCCAGTTTATTTATACAAAATCAGAAAACTCCAACCGATAGATGTGGTGTTTGCAGTTTTAGCTGTGGCGTTTATGATGATTCCTGTTTTAGGGAGTGTAGGGATTCCTGGTAGTAATCTGTTTCCAGTACCGGAAGCTCCTTATAATACCTTTCCTTATTTGTTCTTGTTGTATCTTTTTGCTACTTGTAGTTGGTTTTTTATCAAAAAACAGCGTTCTCCTCTTTTAGTAGCAGGAATACGTCAAAGAGTTGATGATATTCATGCCCGGTTCGCGGAGAGAAATAACTATTAA
- a CDS encoding cadmium resistance transporter, producing MSIVTAISTGAMAFSATNIDDLVILTLFFSQVNAKFRRWHIIIGQYLGFTALILASLPGFFGGLILPRPWIGLFGLVPIIIGIKTLMNQEGDESEDVETDTEVSERLPPALNSVRFLRSASLSHLAQFFNLQTYSVAAVTFANGTDNISIYVPIFASSNWESLLIILGVFFLLVGVLCYIAHKLTHNQAIANIFTKYGNRFMPFVLIGLGAFIFIDSNSFSLLNLIHK from the coding sequence ATGAGTATAGTAACTGCAATTAGTACCGGAGCAATGGCTTTTAGTGCCACGAACATTGATGATTTAGTCATTTTGACCTTATTTTTCTCTCAGGTAAATGCTAAATTTCGCCGTTGGCACATTATTATTGGTCAGTATCTAGGTTTCACCGCCTTGATTTTGGCTAGTTTGCCTGGTTTTTTTGGCGGTTTAATCTTACCCCGTCCTTGGATTGGCTTATTTGGTTTAGTCCCAATCATAATTGGGATCAAGACTTTAATGAATCAAGAAGGGGATGAATCAGAGGATGTGGAGACAGATACAGAAGTCTCAGAGCGATTGCCTCCGGCACTAAACTCTGTGCGATTCCTACGGAGCGCTTCGCTATCGCACTTAGCGCAGTTTTTCAATTTGCAAACTTATAGTGTGGCAGCTGTGACATTTGCCAATGGAACAGATAATATTAGTATTTATGTACCGATATTCGCCAGCAGTAATTGGGAAAGTCTACTAATAATTTTGGGTGTTTTCTTTCTCCTGGTGGGAGTTTTGTGTTACATAGCACATAAATTAACTCACAACCAAGCTATTGCTAATATCTTCACTAAATATGGTAATCGTTTCATGCCCTTTGTCTTAATAGGATTAGGTGCTTTTATTTTCATCGACAGTAATAGTTTTAGCCTCCTCAATCTTATTCATAAATAA
- a CDS encoding sulfite exporter TauE/SafE family protein, producing the protein MSILAFSLLVWLGSFSAGLVGSLTGLGGGVVIVPLLTSVFGVDIRYAVGASLVSVIATSLGSASTYIKKGYANLRLGMFLEVATTTGALIGALIATHVTVKILSLILAIVLIYSAYLSQRPRPEQTEIVSPDPLAEYLQLNGTYPTSDGVIPYQVHALPAGFSIMLVAGVLSGLLGIGSGAFKVLAMDQAMRLPFKVSTTTSNFMIGVTAAASAGVYLTKGYIDPGLSMPVMLGVLPGAFLGARILIGAKTQILRIIFSFVLVVMALKMVYNSLIGGL; encoded by the coding sequence TTGAGCATACTAGCATTTTCTTTACTAGTTTGGCTGGGATCATTTAGCGCCGGCTTAGTCGGATCATTAACTGGGTTAGGTGGTGGAGTCGTCATAGTTCCATTATTAACTTCCGTTTTTGGTGTTGATATTCGCTACGCCGTTGGTGCATCATTAGTATCAGTCATTGCCACATCCTTAGGTTCAGCCTCTACATATATTAAAAAAGGCTACGCTAATCTGCGTTTGGGAATGTTTTTAGAAGTAGCCACCACCACAGGCGCTCTCATTGGTGCTTTAATTGCCACTCATGTAACTGTAAAAATACTTTCATTGATTTTGGCAATTGTCCTAATTTATTCAGCATATCTATCTCAACGACCTAGACCAGAACAAACAGAAATTGTTTCACCAGATCCCTTAGCAGAATATCTCCAGCTTAATGGTACTTACCCCACTTCTGATGGTGTAATTCCTTACCAAGTTCATGCTTTACCTGCTGGGTTTAGTATTATGTTAGTAGCAGGAGTGCTTTCTGGGCTGTTGGGGATTGGTTCAGGAGCATTCAAAGTATTGGCGATGGATCAAGCCATGCGTCTACCTTTTAAGGTTTCTACTACCACCAGTAATTTCATGATTGGCGTAACAGCCGCCGCTTCAGCAGGTGTTTATTTAACAAAGGGATACATAGATCCAGGTTTATCTATGCCAGTCATGTTGGGAGTGTTACCAGGTGCTTTTTTGGGAGCCAGAATCTTAATTGGTGCTAAAACCCAGATTCTCAGAATTATTTTCAGTTTTGTATTGGTAGTAATGGCTTTAAAAATGGTCTATAACAGTCTAATAGGAGGGCTGTAA
- a CDS encoding DUF1634 domain-containing protein, with protein sequence MYKLNSGFRWTCTTQIETKVGTFAFELEERDSDIQELEEQRFNHAAQISHHDENVSNQKLTKSTSEKQLEYLLSNLLKYGVLIASSVVLFGGILYLIHHGSEPAEYQVFLGTPSEFRSPTGVVNAVLAGSRRGIIQLGLLLLIAIPILRVFISFFTFLLQRNFIYVIITSLVLVSLTYSLIGAYY encoded by the coding sequence ATGTATAAATTAAATTCTGGTTTTCGGTGGACTTGCACAACACAGATAGAAACAAAAGTGGGAACTTTCGCTTTTGAATTAGAGGAGCGAGATTCTGATATTCAAGAGTTAGAAGAACAGCGTTTCAATCATGCAGCACAAATAAGTCATCATGATGAAAATGTGAGTAATCAAAAACTCACAAAATCAACAAGTGAAAAACAATTAGAATATTTACTCAGTAACCTCCTTAAGTATGGAGTTTTAATCGCTAGTTCTGTAGTATTATTCGGGGGAATATTGTACTTAATTCATCATGGCTCTGAACCTGCTGAATATCAAGTATTTTTAGGCACACCATCAGAGTTTCGCTCCCCAACAGGTGTAGTAAATGCGGTTTTGGCAGGTAGCAGACGAGGGATTATTCAATTAGGACTGTTACTACTCATTGCTATCCCTATTTTACGTGTGTTTATTTCTTTCTTCACTTTTCTTTTACAGCGAAATTTTATCTATGTCATCATTACATCATTAGTCCTTGTTAGTCTGACTTATAGCCTAATTGGAGCATATTACTAA
- a CDS encoding prohibitin family protein, whose product MKKHNTFNNAGKLTALLCLLTLLLTPFVIVNAGERGVLMQFGHVQEQILGEGIHLIIPVVNTVKRISIRIQKQEISAEAASKDLQNVFIDVALNWHILPDKANTIFQQIGDTNNIIESIINPAIEEVLKSVIAQYTAEEVITKRANVKIQLDQALTTKLGSYNIAFDDIFLVHIRFSEKFREAVESKQIAAQEAKRAEFIALKAVKEAEVKVNLAKGEAEAQSLLRNILTPQLLQRQAIEKWNGRLPLIIGKDNLKLGNIQELITAGEN is encoded by the coding sequence ATGAAAAAACATAATACTTTTAACAATGCTGGTAAACTGACTGCTTTACTATGTTTACTCACCCTCTTACTCACACCTTTTGTAATAGTTAATGCTGGTGAACGCGGTGTATTAATGCAATTTGGTCACGTCCAAGAACAAATATTAGGAGAAGGAATCCATTTAATTATCCCTGTCGTTAATACAGTTAAAAGAATCAGTATTAGAATTCAAAAGCAGGAAATATCGGCTGAGGCTGCTTCTAAAGATTTACAGAATGTTTTTATTGATGTAGCTCTTAATTGGCATATTCTTCCAGATAAAGCCAACACTATTTTTCAACAAATTGGTGATACGAATAATATTATTGAAAGCATTATTAATCCAGCAATTGAAGAGGTATTAAAATCAGTTATCGCCCAATATACGGCTGAAGAAGTAATTACAAAACGTGCCAATGTTAAGATACAATTAGATCAGGCATTAACCACCAAACTAGGGAGCTACAACATAGCTTTTGATGATATATTTTTAGTTCATATTCGCTTTTCTGAAAAATTTAGAGAAGCCGTAGAATCAAAACAAATTGCGGCTCAGGAAGCAAAGCGGGCTGAATTTATTGCTTTAAAAGCAGTAAAAGAAGCAGAAGTCAAAGTTAATTTAGCTAAAGGTGAAGCAGAAGCTCAAAGTTTACTCAGAAACATTTTGACACCCCAATTACTACAAAGGCAAGCTATAGAAAAATGGAATGGGAGGCTGCCATTAATTATAGGTAAAGATAATCTGAAGCTTGGAAATATTCAGGAGTTAATTACAGCCGGTGAAAATTAA
- a CDS encoding 4Fe-4S binding protein gives MIELVSESRCIECNICVKVCPTNVFDKVPDAPPTIARQSDCQTCFMCELYCPVDALYVAPDVEPLAGINEQSLEEAKLLGSYRKNIGWGKSLTTTAKQDSTYQLLKK, from the coding sequence ATGATTGAATTAGTTAGTGAATCGCGGTGTATTGAATGTAATATCTGTGTCAAAGTTTGCCCGACAAATGTTTTTGACAAAGTACCAGATGCACCACCAACAATTGCCAGACAAAGCGACTGTCAAACCTGTTTTATGTGTGAATTGTACTGTCCAGTAGATGCGCTGTATGTTGCACCGGATGTAGAACCTTTAGCAGGGATAAACGAACAATCATTAGAAGAAGCTAAACTTTTAGGCAGCTATCGGAAAAATATTGGCTGGGGAAAATCTCTCACAACTACAGCTAAACAAGATTCAACATATCAATTGTTAAAAAAATGA
- a CDS encoding FAD-dependent oxidoreductase yields MTQKQLFSQDSDVDQTLLADVLVIGGGPAGTWSAWSAANAGAKVVLVDKGYCGTSGCAAASGNGVWYVPPEPDSREAAMASREALGGFLSSRNWMQRVLDQTYANVNQLADWGYPFPTDEEGKPYRRSLQGPEYMRLMRSQVKRAGVKILDHSPALQLLVDAEGAVAGATGVNRQTGEKWIVRAGAVIIATGGCAFLSKALGCNVLTGDGYLMAAEAGADMSGMEFSNAYGIAPAFSSVTKTLFYNWATFTYEDGTPIPGAGSQKGRSVIAETLLTQPVYAIIDKASEEMRVTMRLSQPNFFLPFDRAGIDPFTQRFPVTLRLEGTVRGTGGIRITDYTCTTSVRGLYAAGDAATRQLICGGFTGGGSHNAAWALSSGYWAGQSAATYSHDLGVQANQRPVQAVGGAGFISGSQRQTNSEEIIKATQAEVFPYDRNYFRNQQGLTESLQRLHFLWHKIRNSEVADDSNIVRTREAAAMVATARWMYSSALERRETRGMHKHLDYPQQDANQQHHLISGGLDQVWVKTTPIQEIKTKELVTV; encoded by the coding sequence ATGACTCAGAAACAATTATTTTCCCAGGATAGCGATGTTGATCAAACCTTATTAGCTGATGTATTAGTAATTGGTGGTGGACCGGCTGGAACTTGGTCAGCTTGGAGTGCTGCTAATGCTGGTGCAAAAGTGGTTTTGGTAGATAAAGGCTATTGTGGGACGAGTGGCTGTGCAGCCGCTTCGGGTAACGGTGTGTGGTATGTCCCACCAGAACCCGACAGTAGAGAAGCCGCAATGGCTTCTAGGGAAGCTTTGGGAGGATTTTTATCTAGCCGTAATTGGATGCAACGCGTGCTAGATCAAACTTATGCGAACGTCAACCAACTAGCTGATTGGGGTTATCCTTTCCCTACAGATGAAGAAGGTAAACCGTATCGGCGCAGTCTGCAAGGCCCCGAATATATGCGGTTGATGCGATCGCAAGTAAAACGGGCAGGAGTAAAAATTTTAGACCATAGTCCAGCTTTGCAGCTATTGGTAGATGCAGAAGGTGCCGTTGCTGGGGCGACAGGAGTTAACCGTCAGACTGGTGAAAAGTGGATTGTGCGTGCAGGTGCAGTAATCATTGCCACCGGAGGCTGTGCTTTCTTGAGTAAAGCCTTGGGTTGCAATGTGCTAACAGGGGATGGATACCTGATGGCAGCCGAAGCGGGTGCAGATATGTCAGGAATGGAGTTTTCCAACGCCTATGGCATCGCACCTGCTTTTTCTTCTGTCACCAAAACCTTATTCTATAATTGGGCGACATTCACCTACGAAGATGGGACACCTATCCCTGGTGCTGGTTCGCAAAAAGGGCGTTCTGTCATTGCCGAAACTTTGCTAACTCAGCCTGTTTACGCAATTATAGACAAAGCCTCAGAAGAAATGCGGGTAACAATGCGGTTATCTCAACCTAATTTCTTCCTACCTTTTGATCGTGCAGGTATTGATCCCTTTACTCAACGTTTTCCTGTGACTCTGCGTTTAGAAGGAACTGTTCGTGGTACAGGTGGCATTAGAATTACTGATTATACTTGTACAACTTCTGTACGTGGACTTTATGCCGCTGGTGATGCCGCAACAAGACAATTAATTTGTGGTGGCTTTACCGGTGGTGGTAGTCATAATGCAGCTTGGGCGCTATCTTCAGGGTACTGGGCAGGACAATCTGCGGCTACATACTCCCATGATTTAGGTGTGCAAGCCAACCAAAGACCAGTTCAAGCTGTAGGTGGAGCAGGATTTATATCTGGTAGTCAGCGTCAAACTAACAGTGAAGAAATAATTAAAGCTACTCAAGCGGAAGTTTTCCCTTATGATCGCAATTATTTCCGTAATCAACAAGGTTTGACCGAATCATTGCAAAGATTACATTTCCTTTGGCATAAAATTCGCAACAGCGAGGTTGCAGATGATAGCAATATTGTTCGCACCAGAGAAGCAGCTGCAATGGTAGCAACAGCCAGATGGATGTACAGCAGCGCCTTGGAACGCAGGGAAACTCGCGGAATGCACAAACATTTAGATTATCCACAACAGGATGCTAACCAACAACATCATTTAATTAGTGGTGGTTTGGATCAAGTTTGGGTGAAAACTACACCTATTCAGGAAATAAAAACGAAAGAACTTGTAACTGTGTAA
- a CDS encoding SDR family oxidoreductase encodes MSLELNISGKTAIVTGGSAGIGLATAKALYSEDVNVVIAARNQERLEQAVFDIQSLPTTGTKIIAISADLTKAEDVEKVVSTTIEQFSKVDILINNAGSARAGSFLELSDEAFLDAWNLKLLGYIRLVRAVVPHLKKQSDGRIVNIIGGAGRTPRPNFLPGGTSNAALLNFTRGISKELALDNIRINAISPGLTDTERGKTLAIQNAQSLGITVDEYKAQAVKSIPLGKIVKPEEIAALALFLVSDLAASITGAEIQVDGGTTPGV; translated from the coding sequence ATGAGTTTAGAACTAAATATATCAGGTAAAACAGCTATTGTTACAGGTGGTAGTGCCGGAATTGGGTTAGCTACAGCTAAAGCTTTGTATAGTGAAGATGTGAATGTAGTCATTGCAGCCCGCAATCAAGAAAGATTAGAACAAGCAGTATTTGATATTCAATCTTTACCCACAACTGGAACTAAAATTATTGCCATTAGTGCCGACTTAACAAAAGCAGAAGATGTTGAGAAAGTTGTCTCTACAACAATTGAACAATTTAGTAAAGTTGACATCTTGATTAATAATGCTGGTTCAGCCCGTGCAGGATCTTTTTTAGAATTAAGTGATGAAGCATTTTTAGATGCTTGGAATTTAAAACTTTTGGGTTACATTCGATTAGTTAGAGCCGTTGTCCCCCATCTAAAAAAACAGAGTGATGGACGTATTGTTAACATTATTGGTGGTGCTGGACGTACACCCCGCCCCAACTTCCTACCAGGAGGAACATCCAATGCGGCATTACTCAACTTTACAAGGGGCATTTCTAAAGAATTAGCCCTAGATAATATTAGAATTAATGCCATTTCTCCAGGTTTAACAGACACAGAAAGAGGCAAAACTTTAGCAATCCAAAATGCTCAAAGTTTGGGTATTACTGTGGATGAATATAAAGCCCAAGCAGTGAAATCAATTCCTTTAGGAAAAATCGTCAAACCTGAAGAAATTGCAGCTTTAGCATTATTTTTAGTTTCTGATTTAGCTGCTTCTATCACTGGTGCAGAAATTCAAGTTGATGGTGGAACTACACCAGGAGTTTAA